GTCTCCGTAGCCGAACAGGGCTGCCAGGTACGCCTGGTAGTCAGCATCCTTCACCAGGTGGAACATCACGTCCATGGACAGCACCAAGTCGAACCGAGTGCCCTCCGGCGGGAGCTGCGTGATGAAGTCGCCGGACGGGCGCTCCTCGCGAGCCAAGGCCACTGCCGCAGGGGCCGGGTCGTAGCCGGTGTAGCGAGACACGCTCAGGCCGGCGGCCACGTGCCCGTCGCCGCACCCGAGGTCCAACAGCGTCTCCACGCGGTTGATGCCCGCCACCTCGTTCACCAGCGCGATCTTCTCCCGC
This sequence is a window from Egibacteraceae bacterium. Protein-coding genes within it:
- a CDS encoding class I SAM-dependent methyltransferase, producing MTYWEERYRKGGFSGAGSRGAEAREKIALVNEVAGINRVETLLDLGCGDGHVAAGLSVSRYTGYDPAPAAVALAREERPSGDFITQLPPEGTRFDLVLSMDVMFHLVKDADYQAYLAALFGYGDLVLVYGTDKHLEGHHHVLHREWTKDIPPGWSRRELPTTFKRAWLLRRDR